A section of the Pseudanabaena mucicola str. Chao 1806 genome encodes:
- the tnpC gene encoding IS66 family transposase, protein MKESPPKQRISREEIRGIYQQGEEAVIALVEGLLHKIEQLEERLEVLENQAKKDSQNSSKPPSSDGFGKRTKSLRGKSERQSGGQIGHEGNTLEWREEIDETIVHRVDQCESCGASLVGTEILNWDLRQVHDLPPIVLKVTEHQAEVKCCNHCGLLNRGKFPADVSNVVQYGSGLKGLIVYLMEGQLLPTERVRELISEIFDCKLSEGTIYNAREYCYGQLETVEQYLKEGIQAAEVGHFDETGMRVKGKLMWLHVASTSGLTYYFMHTKRGQIAMDAMDILPNFDGISVHDGLSSYAQYDCKHALCNAHHLRELTFIVERYQQPWAELMLSLLVEIKDQIGVAKTDGLSALPSEKSADFERRYQELIDQGLKANPPPPIDPDIPPRKGRLKQSPAKNLLDRLQKNQSAVLAFMYDFRVPFDNNQAERDLRMMKLKQKVSGTFRSLEGAQMFCRIRGYISTLRKQGVNVLESLKQVFLGNHFFPNLQPE, encoded by the coding sequence ATGAAAGAGAGTCCACCAAAGCAAAGAATCAGTAGAGAAGAGATCCGAGGGATCTATCAACAAGGCGAAGAAGCTGTTATTGCTTTGGTGGAAGGACTATTGCACAAGATAGAGCAACTAGAAGAGCGATTAGAAGTATTAGAAAATCAGGCAAAGAAAGATAGTCAAAACAGTAGCAAACCACCATCAAGTGACGGATTTGGAAAGCGAACAAAAAGCTTGCGAGGAAAAAGTGAACGGCAAAGCGGAGGACAAATTGGGCATGAAGGCAACACCTTAGAGTGGCGAGAAGAAATCGATGAAACCATCGTGCATCGGGTAGACCAGTGCGAAAGTTGCGGAGCCTCGTTAGTAGGCACAGAGATATTAAATTGGGACTTGAGACAAGTGCATGATTTACCACCAATAGTCCTAAAAGTAACAGAACATCAAGCCGAAGTAAAATGCTGTAACCACTGCGGATTATTAAATCGCGGAAAATTTCCAGCCGATGTGAGCAACGTAGTGCAGTATGGATCAGGACTAAAGGGATTAATAGTCTATCTGATGGAGGGACAATTACTGCCAACAGAGAGGGTGCGGGAACTAATCAGCGAAATATTTGACTGCAAACTATCGGAAGGGACAATCTACAACGCAAGAGAATATTGCTATGGGCAATTAGAAACCGTAGAACAGTATCTAAAAGAGGGGATACAAGCTGCCGAAGTAGGACATTTTGACGAAACAGGGATGCGGGTCAAAGGAAAACTGATGTGGTTGCATGTGGCAAGTACATCAGGGTTAACCTACTACTTTATGCATACCAAACGGGGTCAAATAGCTATGGATGCGATGGATATTCTGCCCAACTTTGACGGTATCAGTGTCCATGATGGTTTATCTAGTTATGCCCAATATGATTGTAAACATGCTTTGTGCAATGCACATCATTTACGGGAATTGACGTTTATCGTTGAACGTTACCAACAGCCATGGGCAGAGTTGATGCTCTCGTTATTGGTTGAAATCAAAGACCAGATAGGAGTTGCCAAAACTGATGGACTCAGCGCTTTACCCTCAGAAAAATCAGCAGATTTTGAGCGACGTTATCAGGAACTAATTGACCAAGGACTTAAAGCTAATCCGCCGCCTCCCATAGATCCAGATATCCCACCAAGGAAAGGTCGTCTTAAACAAAGTCCAGCCAAGAACTTACTCGACCGTCTTCAAAAAAATCAATCGGCTGTTTTAGCTTTTATGTATGATTTTCGTGTTCCTTTTGATAACAATCAGGCGGAACGTGATTTACGTATGATGAAACTCAAACAGAAAGTATCTGGCACTTTTCGCTCTCTTGAGGGCGCTCAAATGTTCTGTCGCATTCGTGGCTATATTTCGACTCTCAGAAAGCAAGGTGTTAATGTTCTGGAGTCTCTCAAACAAGTGTTTCTTGGAAACCATTTCTTCCCAAATCTCCAGCCTGAGTAG
- a CDS encoding type II toxin-antitoxin system RelE family toxin encodes MKSSVTNSFRKQLEQLPKSVQEQADKAYALWQTDPYHNSLQFKRVSQRQPIYSVRISLNYRALGLWESDHIYWYWIGTHNEYDELLKRM; translated from the coding sequence ATGAAATCTAGCGTAACCAACTCCTTTCGCAAACAACTGGAACAACTTCCAAAATCAGTTCAAGAGCAAGCAGACAAAGCCTATGCGCTTTGGCAAACAGATCCATATCATAATAGCCTTCAGTTTAAGCGAGTAAGTCAAAGACAACCTATCTATTCTGTCCGAATCAGTCTAAATTATCGCGCTTTAGGGCTTTGGGAATCTGACCACATTTATTGGTACTGGATTGGAACGCACAATGAATATGATGAACTGCTTAAAAGAATGTAA